The Candidatus Latescibacter sp. nucleotide sequence ATATCTGAATATTGTCTCCGGGCATCACCATCTCGATACCTTCCGGCAATTGTAAAATCCCGGTCACATCCGTCGTCCGGAAGTAAAACTGCGGACGGTAGCCCGTGAAAAACGGCGTATGACGGCCCCCTTCTTCCTTGGTCAATACATACACCTGGCCCTTGAACTTCGTATGCGGGGTCACGCTCTTCGGC carries:
- the tuf gene encoding elongation factor Tu (EF-Tu; promotes GTP-dependent binding of aminoacyl-tRNA to the A-site of ribosomes during protein biosynthesis; when the tRNA anticodon matches the mRNA codon, GTP hydrolysis results; the inactive EF-Tu-GDP leaves the ribosome and release of GDP is promoted by elongation factor Ts; many prokaryotes have two copies of the gene encoding EF-Tu) encodes the protein PKSVTPHTKFKGQVYVLTKEEGGRHTPFFTGYRPQFYFRTTDVTGILQLPEGIEMVMPGDNIQISAELITPIAMNEGLRFAIREGGRTIGSGVVTQIIE